Below is a window of Geminocystis sp. M7585_C2015_104 DNA.
TCCAAACCCCCCATTCTTCTGACAAAAGGGAAGGACAAAGGGAAGGGGGGTCGCCTGAGATTCGAACTCAGGACCCATCGGTTAAGAGCCGAGTGCTCTACCGCTGAGCTAGCGACCCGTTTGTTGCGCTGTCTTGAAGAGCTCCCATTGAACAATTGTAGCGCACCGGCCACAAGAAATGCAAGGGGGGGTCTAGTTTTTTTGTTGAGTTGCCTCTAAACTGGGAGGGATAATAGTATAAGGGGGATTTCTATGTTGAGTAGGGTTTGGAGTGGGGCCGTAGTAGGGATCGAGGGGGTAAAGGTTGGGGTGGAAGTGGATGTGGCTGGGGGGTTGCCCAAGACAATTATTGTAGGTTTGCCGGATACGGCAGTACAGGAGTCAAGGGAGAGGGTAAAGGCGGCTATTAGAAATTCTGGTTTTGCTTTCCCGGTAAGACAAATAACAGTCAATCTCTCTCCTGCTGACTTGCGCAAAGAAGGGCCTATTTTTGATTTGCCTATTGCCCTGGGGATTCTGGCTGCCTCCCAACAGGTGGAGTCTACCCACTTGTCTGACTATCTTTTTTTGGGAGAGGTGTCTCTAGATGGCAGTCTAAGGGGGGTTGCCGGTGTTTTGCCCATGGCAGTGATGGCGGCTAGGTTGGGATTTCGAGGCATAGTTGTGCCTAAGGATAATGTCCAAGAGGCTGCAGTGGTGGAAGTACTAAAGGTGTATGGGTTTAATCACCTATTGGAGGTAACTCAGTTTTTGCAGAATCCCTCCCAGTTTCCCGTGGCTACCCCCAGAGTGGAACAAGAGGACATGGATACCAATTATGACCTAGCTGATGTAAAAGGACAATACTCTGCCCGTAGGGCTTTGGAAATAGCGGCTGCTGGGGGACACAATCTGTTATTGGTGGGGCCTCCCGGTGCTGGTAAAACTATGTTAGCAAGAAGACTCCCCTCCATCCTCCCGCCCCTCTCCTTTGCAGAAGCTTTAGAGGTATCCCAGATTTACTCCGTAGCTGGCCTGTTGAAGGGCCGAAGTGGTTTAATTACCCAACGCCCCTTCCGTAGCCCCCATCATTCTGCCAGTGGTGTGGCACTAGTGGGGGGAGGCTCATTGCCAAAACCTGGGGAAATTTCCCTCTCCCATCACGGTGTTTTATTCCTGGACGAGTTAACGGAGTTCAAACGTAGTGTCTTAGAGTTTCTGCGTCAACCCCTAGAAGATGGATTTGTCACCGTCTCCCGGGCTCGTCAAACAGTCTCCTTTCCTGCCCGTTTTACCCTTATTGCTAGCACCAACCCTTGTCCTTGTGGTTACTACGGCGATTCTCTCAAAGAATGCACCTGTTTTCCACGACAACGCCAACAATACTGGGCTAAACTGTCAGGCCCTTTACTTGACCGCATCGACCTACAAGTTGTAGTCAACCGTCTTAAACCTGAGGAGATGCTCCAACAAAAGGCAAGGGAAGGTTCCCACTCGGTGAGGGAAAGGGTTATCGCCGCACGAGAAAGGGCAAGGATTCGCTTCCAGGACTACCACATCTCCTGTAATGCCCAGATGCAATCTCACCACCTGCGACAATTTTGCCCTCTGGATGACCACTGCCGTGGAATTCTCGATGGCGCTATCCGCAAATTAGGTCTTTCCGCCCGTGCCTTCGACCGTATTCTTAAAGTAGCCCGCACCATCGCCGACTTGGACTCCTCCCCCTCCCTCCAACCACACCACCTCGCCGAGGCCATCCAATATCGTACTCTCGACCGTCTCCTCTAACAGTATTTTTACTTATTTACAATTTAATGTTAAAAAGTATTAACAGGGGTTGCAATTTCCGGACGAGTGGTCTTCAATGGAAGAAGAAGTAGAATGGGGTAGGTGTGTGTGTTTGAAAAGACCTTCTGGGGAAAAGAAAAAGCCGAGGTCAAAAAAACGGCGATTGGGGGCATAAGTTAAAAAGGTAGGAGGGGAGAAGGTTTGAGTGGTAAGACAGGGTGATATAATAAGCGTTACAATAGAAGATGTGAGCAGTGAGGGGTATGGGGTGGGAAGAATAAACCAACAGGTGGTGTTTATACCAGACACGGTGACGGGGGATAGGGTAAAAAGTAGAATTGTAAGGGTGAAAAGGAAATACGCGGAGGGGAAGATAAAGGAAATAGAATCGGAGTCGCCCCATAGAACTCGACCCAGTTGTATTGTAGCAGACAAGTGTGGGGGTTGTCAGTGGCAGCATATAGACTACCAGTATCAGTTACAACTAAAAGAAAATCAGGTGAGGGAGACTTTGACTAGGATTGGAGGTTTTACCGACATAAGGGTGGAAAAGATAATCGCTGGCAAACCCCTGGGGTATCGCAATAAGGTGAGTTATCCACTAGCCATGTCGGCAATGGGGAGGTTGAAGGCGGGTTATTATCGCCGGGGAAGCCATCAAGTGGTTAATATTAACAAGTGTCCCATTCAGGATGAGCGTTTGAATCCCCTGTTGGCGGGGATAAAAAAGGATTTACAGGCATCACAAATACCCGTATATGACGAGAAGACGAGAAAGGGCGCACTACGACACCTTTGTTTCCGCATTGGCAAAAACACAGGGGAAATTCTAGTAACCCTGGTGACTGCTAAGAGGGTGGGGGAAAAACTGAAAACTATGGCACAGAAGTGGATGGAGGTTTATCCTGAAATAGTGGGGGTGACCTTGAATTATAACCCCAAGGCTAC
It encodes the following:
- a CDS encoding YifB family Mg chelatase-like AAA ATPase, giving the protein MLSRVWSGAVVGIEGVKVGVEVDVAGGLPKTIIVGLPDTAVQESRERVKAAIRNSGFAFPVRQITVNLSPADLRKEGPIFDLPIALGILAASQQVESTHLSDYLFLGEVSLDGSLRGVAGVLPMAVMAARLGFRGIVVPKDNVQEAAVVEVLKVYGFNHLLEVTQFLQNPSQFPVATPRVEQEDMDTNYDLADVKGQYSARRALEIAAAGGHNLLLVGPPGAGKTMLARRLPSILPPLSFAEALEVSQIYSVAGLLKGRSGLITQRPFRSPHHSASGVALVGGGSLPKPGEISLSHHGVLFLDELTEFKRSVLEFLRQPLEDGFVTVSRARQTVSFPARFTLIASTNPCPCGYYGDSLKECTCFPRQRQQYWAKLSGPLLDRIDLQVVVNRLKPEEMLQQKAREGSHSVRERVIAARERARIRFQDYHISCNAQMQSHHLRQFCPLDDHCRGILDGAIRKLGLSARAFDRILKVARTIADLDSSPSLQPHHLAEAIQYRTLDRLL
- the rlmD gene encoding 23S rRNA (uracil(1939)-C(5))-methyltransferase RlmD is translated as MVRQGDIISVTIEDVSSEGYGVGRINQQVVFIPDTVTGDRVKSRIVRVKRKYAEGKIKEIESESPHRTRPSCIVADKCGGCQWQHIDYQYQLQLKENQVRETLTRIGGFTDIRVEKIIAGKPLGYRNKVSYPLAMSAMGRLKAGYYRRGSHQVVNINKCPIQDERLNPLLAGIKKDLQASQIPVYDEKTRKGALRHLCFRIGKNTGEILVTLVTAKRVGEKLKTMAQKWMEVYPEIVGVTLNYNPKATNVIFGEETELLAGRGYLRETFAGLTFHLRPETFFQVNTNSAEDLLFAIFSRLDLKGNETVLDLYCGIGTFTLPFAQKVKKVIGIESHYQSIIQAEENAILNGIDNVQFITGEVEAILPTLAVKPEVVVLDPPRKGCEETVMETLRQMQPETIVYISCHPATLARDLRRLGEDYNIKWVQPADFFPQTCHVETAVIVTRRK